In Methylovirgula sp., a single genomic region encodes these proteins:
- a CDS encoding acetate/propionate family kinase yields the protein MADAVLTFNAGSSSIKFSLFELSSPDRLSLAFKGEVEGIDSAPHFFVHGAKGDVLAERRWTGAQPDFQALLETVIGWTENYLENDRLIAVGHRIVHGGPDHDRPELVTPDLLAALDRLTPLAPLHVPHNLAPIRAIAVVRPKLAQVACFDTAFHHTMPIVATRFALPREYEAAGVRRYGFHGLSYEYIARQLRAVAPEIAQGRVIAAHLGNGASVCAMRDGRSIDTSMGFTALDGLVMGTRCGSIDPGVVLYLEEERGLSPKEVEDILYRRSGLLAVSGGISCDMRTLLASEDLHAKEAVDLFVYHIAREIGALTSSLGGLDGLVFTAGIGEHAPEIRARACALLKWLGVEIDMEANDRNTALISSPGSRVSVHVIPTDEEAMIAQHALDTIGVPASVA from the coding sequence GTGGCGGATGCTGTCTTGACCTTCAATGCCGGGTCATCGAGCATCAAATTCTCGCTCTTTGAACTTTCGAGCCCGGATCGCCTGAGCCTTGCTTTTAAAGGCGAAGTCGAAGGGATCGATTCGGCGCCGCATTTTTTTGTACATGGAGCCAAGGGCGATGTTCTGGCCGAGCGGCGTTGGACGGGCGCGCAGCCCGACTTTCAGGCGCTTCTTGAGACGGTGATCGGCTGGACAGAAAACTATCTCGAAAATGACCGACTTATCGCCGTCGGCCATCGCATAGTGCATGGCGGCCCGGACCATGACCGGCCCGAATTGGTGACGCCCGATCTCCTCGCCGCGCTCGATCGTCTGACGCCGCTGGCGCCGCTGCATGTGCCGCACAACCTCGCGCCCATCCGTGCCATTGCCGTTGTGAGGCCGAAACTCGCGCAAGTGGCGTGTTTCGATACCGCCTTTCATCACACGATGCCGATTGTCGCGACGCGCTTCGCGCTGCCGCGCGAATACGAGGCGGCGGGCGTGCGACGCTACGGCTTTCACGGTCTGTCGTATGAATATATTGCGCGTCAGTTACGCGCCGTCGCGCCCGAGATTGCGCAGGGCCGCGTCATCGCCGCGCATCTCGGCAACGGCGCGAGCGTTTGCGCTATGCGGGACGGACGCAGCATCGACACGAGCATGGGGTTCACCGCCCTGGATGGGCTCGTGATGGGAACGCGCTGTGGCAGCATAGACCCCGGCGTCGTCCTCTATCTCGAAGAAGAGCGCGGATTAAGCCCCAAAGAGGTCGAAGATATTCTCTATCGCCGATCCGGCCTTTTAGCTGTTTCGGGCGGGATTTCCTGCGACATGCGAACTCTTCTCGCCAGCGAAGATTTGCACGCAAAGGAAGCGGTCGATCTTTTCGTGTATCACATCGCGCGTGAAATCGGCGCGTTGACAAGCTCGCTCGGTGGTCTCGACGGTCTCGTGTTTACAGCGGGGATCGGCGAGCATGCGCCTGAGATTCGCGCCCGCGCCTGCGCATTGCTGAAATGGCTCGGGGTGGAGATCGATATGGAAGCGAACGATCGCAACACCGCGTTGATCAGCAGTCCCGGCAGCCGTGTCTCCGTCCATGTGATCCCGACCGACGAAGAGGCGATGATCGCGCAGCACGCGCTCGACACGATCGGCGTGCCCGCGTCCGTCGCGTGA
- a CDS encoding bifunctional enoyl-CoA hydratase/phosphate acetyltransferase: MYAGKIASPDSVIENRTFDEIAVGEKASLSRTVTQQDIDLFAVVSGDVNPAHMDPVYAKTDIFHRVIAHGMLGAGLISNVLGTKLPGPGTIYLGQELRFLRPVDIGDTITATLTVTEKHPEKGDLVLDCNCSNQSGVEVISGTAHVRAPKEKVRVSRVELPEVRLTRHARFNALLTETAGQEPLPTAVAHPCDANALGAAVEAANAGLIAPILVGPRAKILKAAEDAKLDISSFRLVDAPHSDAAAAAAVALVRSGEATLLMKGSLHTDEFLHAVLAPGSGLCTARRLSHVYLMDVPGYPRPLLLTDAAVNISPDLEQKRDIIQNAIDLAHVMGIASPKVAILSAVETVSPQLRSTLDAAALCKMADRGQITGGFVDGPLAFDNAVSPAAAAEKGIVSKVAGQADILVVPDLEAGNMLAKQLTFLAGADAAGVVLGARVPIILTSRADAERTRMASCAVAVLIARSQAAIPQKAIGV; the protein is encoded by the coding sequence ATGTATGCTGGCAAGATAGCCTCACCTGATTCGGTGATCGAAAACCGGACGTTCGACGAGATCGCGGTCGGCGAAAAGGCATCCCTCTCTCGCACCGTGACGCAGCAAGACATCGACCTCTTCGCAGTCGTTTCGGGCGATGTGAATCCGGCACATATGGACCCGGTCTATGCGAAGACCGACATTTTTCACCGGGTCATTGCGCATGGGATGTTGGGTGCCGGTCTGATTTCGAACGTGCTTGGAACGAAGCTCCCAGGCCCCGGCACGATCTATCTCGGCCAGGAATTACGATTTCTGCGTCCGGTAGACATCGGCGACACGATTACCGCGACGTTGACCGTAACCGAAAAGCATCCCGAGAAGGGCGATCTGGTGCTTGATTGCAATTGCAGCAACCAGAGCGGGGTGGAGGTCATCAGCGGCACGGCCCATGTGCGCGCGCCCAAAGAGAAGGTGCGGGTGTCGCGTGTCGAACTACCCGAGGTTCGGTTGACGCGTCATGCCCGGTTTAATGCGCTTCTCACTGAGACAGCGGGCCAAGAACCTCTGCCGACCGCTGTCGCCCATCCTTGCGATGCGAATGCGCTTGGTGCGGCAGTCGAAGCAGCAAACGCCGGGCTCATCGCGCCGATTCTCGTGGGACCGAGGGCAAAAATTCTCAAGGCGGCCGAAGACGCCAAGCTCGACATTTCATCCTTTCGGCTTGTCGATGCGCCGCACAGCGATGCCGCCGCCGCGGCAGCCGTTGCGCTCGTGCGCTCGGGCGAGGCGACGCTTTTGATGAAGGGATCGCTGCATACCGACGAATTTTTGCATGCCGTGCTCGCACCGGGTAGCGGTTTATGCACGGCGCGGCGCCTCAGCCATGTTTATTTGATGGACGTGCCAGGCTATCCGCGCCCGCTGCTGCTGACCGACGCTGCAGTGAACATCAGTCCGGACCTCGAACAGAAGCGTGACATCATACAAAACGCTATCGATCTTGCCCATGTGATGGGGATTGCAAGTCCCAAGGTGGCAATCCTGTCGGCCGTGGAGACCGTAAGTCCGCAACTTCGCTCGACGCTCGATGCGGCGGCGCTCTGCAAGATGGCGGATCGCGGCCAGATCACCGGCGGTTTTGTGGATGGGCCGCTTGCCTTCGACAACGCTGTCAGTCCTGCCGCGGCTGCGGAGAAGGGGATTGTCTCCAAAGTCGCAGGGCAGGCTGACATTCTGGTTGTCCCGGATCTTGAGGCGGGCAATATGCTGGCCAAACAGCTCACGTTTCTCGCCGGCGCCGACGCTGCCGGCGTGGTGCTTGGCGCGCGCGTGCCGATCATCCTCACGAGCCGCGCCGATGCCGAGCGCACCCGCATGGCATCCTGCGCTGTTGCAGTGCTGATCGCCAGGAGCCAAGCGGCCATACCGCAGAAAGCGATTGGAGTTTGA
- a CDS encoding ABC-type transport auxiliary lipoprotein family protein: METRARYILVGLFALVAIAAGFAFVYWLNNTSGLGKRDVYQIRFLGAVSGLQIGAAVQYNGIRVGEVTSLALNRDNPGEVDATIAIERGTPLRSDTKVSVDFQGLMGSPLISLKGGTSASPVLTGSQGSPPTLVADPSAGEDLTQTARGTLRQVDEILADNKQSLKETIDNLKAFSGALARNSNRVDGIMAGLERMAGGGPAEKPKPVYDLTVSLPASSKLHGQLAIVEPTTVVALDTQRMLSLSSDGQISQIGDAQWSDSLPKLVQAKIVQSLENAGLNAILAEAADGPATGNQLQIDLRNFAMTGGVSPVADVAFAAKIVAADGHVIGMRLFHATAPANGSDTPALVAAFSKAFSEAVGNLITWMAATI, encoded by the coding sequence ATGGAAACGAGAGCGCGTTACATTCTGGTCGGGCTGTTCGCGCTCGTCGCCATCGCCGCGGGTTTTGCGTTCGTCTACTGGCTGAACAACACAAGCGGGCTTGGCAAGCGCGATGTCTATCAGATTCGATTTCTCGGCGCCGTCTCCGGATTGCAGATTGGCGCGGCAGTTCAGTACAACGGCATTCGTGTCGGCGAGGTTACGAGTCTAGCGCTCAACCGCGATAATCCGGGAGAGGTCGATGCGACGATTGCGATCGAAAGAGGCACGCCGCTTCGCTCGGACACAAAAGTCAGCGTCGATTTTCAGGGCTTGATGGGCTCACCCCTCATTTCCCTCAAGGGCGGCACATCAGCTTCTCCCGTTTTGACAGGTTCGCAAGGATCACCGCCGACACTTGTGGCGGACCCGTCAGCAGGTGAGGATCTGACCCAGACCGCGCGCGGCACCTTGCGCCAGGTCGACGAAATCCTCGCCGACAACAAGCAGTCGCTGAAGGAAACGATCGATAATTTGAAAGCATTTTCGGGCGCGTTGGCGCGCAACTCCAATCGCGTCGACGGGATCATGGCCGGGCTCGAGCGCATGGCAGGCGGCGGCCCCGCCGAAAAACCAAAGCCGGTTTACGATCTGACGGTGAGCCTTCCCGCTTCCAGCAAGCTCCACGGCCAACTCGCAATTGTCGAGCCGACGACTGTTGTCGCTCTCGATACGCAGCGGATGCTTTCGCTTTCGAGCGACGGCCAAATATCCCAAATCGGCGACGCGCAATGGAGCGATTCATTGCCGAAACTTGTTCAAGCGAAGATTGTGCAGAGCCTGGAAAACGCTGGGCTGAACGCAATATTGGCAGAAGCAGCGGACGGCCCCGCGACGGGCAACCAACTTCAGATCGATCTTCGGAATTTCGCGATGACGGGCGGCGTTTCGCCGGTCGCGGACGTTGCATTCGCCGCCAAAATTGTCGCCGCCGACGGCCATGTCATCGGCATGCGGCTGTTTCATGCGACAGCGCCGGCAAATGGAAGCGATACGCCAGCCCTCGTAGCAGCCTTCAGCAAGGCCTTTAGTGAAGCCGTTGGGAATCTCATTACCTGGATGGCAGCAACGATCTAA
- the fabI gene encoding enoyl-ACP reductase FabI → MENATVVPAAAPLVDLRGKRGLVIGIANEHSIAAGCAEAFSKAGARLAATYLNAKAEPFVRAVTDKLGCELVLPCDVREPGQLEDVFAQVKAKWGGLDFLLHSIAFAPREDLQGRVTDCSLEGFDIAMNISCYSFIRMAHLAEPLMQGGGCLLAVTFYGSERVVENYNLMGPVKAALESSMRYVAAELGPKGIRAHTISPGPIRTRAASGIDRFDDLLASAAARAPEHQLVDIADVGNLAAFLVSDAARRITGTIIPVDGGQHLAA, encoded by the coding sequence ATGGAAAATGCAACCGTAGTACCGGCGGCCGCGCCGCTCGTTGATTTGCGTGGAAAGCGTGGCCTCGTCATCGGCATCGCCAATGAGCATAGTATCGCGGCAGGTTGCGCCGAGGCGTTTTCGAAGGCTGGCGCTCGTTTAGCCGCGACATATTTGAACGCCAAGGCAGAACCTTTCGTTCGTGCGGTGACGGATAAACTCGGCTGCGAACTTGTTCTGCCATGCGATGTGCGGGAGCCTGGGCAGCTCGAGGATGTGTTCGCGCAGGTCAAGGCCAAGTGGGGCGGGCTCGATTTTCTCCTGCATTCGATTGCTTTCGCGCCGCGCGAGGATCTGCAGGGGCGTGTCACGGATTGCTCGCTTGAGGGTTTCGACATCGCGATGAACATCTCATGCTATTCGTTCATTCGGATGGCGCATCTGGCCGAACCTTTGATGCAGGGCGGCGGTTGCCTCCTTGCCGTTACCTTCTACGGCTCGGAGCGCGTCGTCGAGAATTACAATTTGATGGGGCCGGTGAAGGCGGCGCTTGAAAGCAGCATGCGTTATGTCGCGGCCGAACTTGGGCCGAAGGGCATTCGCGCGCACACCATTTCGCCGGGCCCCATTCGCACACGCGCGGCGAGCGGAATCGACCGGTTCGACGATTTGCTGGCCTCTGCGGCCGCGCGCGCGCCGGAGCATCAACTGGTCGATATCGCGGATGTCGGAAATCTCGCTGCCTTCCTTGTCAGCGATGCTGCGCGTCGGATCACGGGCACGATCATTCCGGTCGATGGCGGACAGCATCTCGCCGCTTGA